The Spinacia oleracea cultivar Varoflay chromosome 2, BTI_SOV_V1, whole genome shotgun sequence DNA segment tccctttgtctggaacttgcaactcagaagcttcagacgttccagctaaggaacattgatgagttcctctcttgctaacacaggaactcttggctatgagtctgtaatagttcttgtggatattcggaactcttgatatgtaactgtgttgctcctcttgtgacttcaaactggaacagatacaacttccagctctgaaactccattgactgttccaagtgtacctcaggaacttcaccagtttattcaagttcctatcctaatagaaacttgggcatatgcctgttcaaagtcatttagcaaccataatcaggaagtttgcaatatgtgtgtgtcatcaaccaaaacttaggaacaacaatattccccctttttggtgatgacaacacttgcaaactttttacaaagagagtaagtacaaacaaacaagaacttatacagactattgtgaaacagaaaaaaaaacaaaagagaaagattagagagaagaaagaggagcacccttggcttacagagagattcagagagattgattcaggaactggattgagtgtgccttggaagtttgcacccatgacttccccctgttgacatcgacaaaaagcatagcacgaaatatagccattccaaacacagtgccccacgatcaacgtttggcaagttaagctagcctcaaagtattaaaccaactcatacaataaattgaaagcaagcagtaatgatcaagactagaaagcatagatatgtgtaaccaagcaagtcaaaataagatggaacaaatacccaagtttgaagattatacaaaccgaaagcaaattaaaaagattgttccatggcaaaagataaaagaaacatgggatagggtgatttaggcttgggatggggaaccagaaccagcagtttcttctatcacagtctcctcaaaagattccagattgttgatcttggtgaggattgtggcacgagttgcattggcttgttctgagtagtggtgaagatcgttttggagagtcttgacacttgtaaccaatgcacctatgtgggcctgcattgagctaatcctgtgatctgttccctcctgtagttccaccagacgagcaactgttgcctttagctccaatatctgatcatcctttgtgttccaggcacccccatgatcttgaacatgttcctgttcagatggaacacgacgagctttggactttttggaggatctgggtgtcctttttcttggcccaacagtttcaggcagtttctcttgattcagtggaacagcatcctcctctatgggcatctccttgacatccccttcctcatttatttccatgaagacaggccctcttttcttgttctccttcattgccaccctcatgctctttctttttcctacactcttcctgttccctcgaggtaaagggacctctatttgttcgagttcctcctcctcctccacttcttctttaactacagttccttcctgatcttcctcatcttgtttctcttcctttccagcccttatgactttaccctgaaccactttaagatttaatagatggagcatttcaagttgaaggatttgggtggattttaagggaatcacaaagtatgggctaaggtcaactgagaagcttttgaagatttctgtaagaagggaggagtatggaattttgaatttggggatacaggtggataagtgtttgatcatgattgcagggaagtttatgggaattttcctttcaagacaatacatgagacatgcatcaaacagacttgctatgttcctcttctgagttcgaggaactacacctctccacacaatattaaacagtaatttttgaagaggtgaaaagcagttgtgtgaggtggaggtggatactttagaatctcctccaatggaaccaactatatctttctcatctacattatctatggtcactgtgatttgacctttgagccacatatcaaaacccctattgggtgtaccaaacagctgttccagataagaggcatcaaattcgatgcgagttccattcactttacttgaacatacattatcaacacatgcaaagttcttgcagaattctttcatagcttcaggaattaagggggatttggcataggtactcaacagacttacccacttttgttgttcaaggatttccatcaactctttaaatttcgtggcttcacaccatgttgagttgattgcgaacccctcgaccagattgttttcctttgcagtgagtttcttggacccttttgcttccccctgagtttgagcattctcctctgtttcctcgatgttttcaccagaagcttccactcgtcgttttttggattttcttgtggaggatctagggtttgagattggggatttcatttcgatgtcagtgttggtttgttccccctgagtgattgcgagcattggattgtgggatcgaagaggaattggcgattgaatgggtgaggtatccatgggaacaggagatgaagggtttctctttcgtttgagggatgtgagatcagtgttgttgcttgtgagcaCCATGGTGGGggtttttataggtggaaggagaggtgatgtcagtggagaaggcgtgtgagagagagaaagggggttgcatggattgattgtggaaagtgaagagtttctcctatttattgccaatggaaccgttccaaacattctttgaatatgggtattcggtttttaatttaaaaaataaatagataaaaataaaaggaaaatgaaaaaaattgtgtttgactttgacttgcttaatttcgtatctctgacttaactagtttgaaaggaactgcttaccttgctcatttgaagtgtgagtgaatttgccacgatggtaagcttcaactatgtttgcacacaagattttgtgtttgtaatagtctatatgtaccatgatttttgcttttgccttagaggaactccaatttggcaattaccttagcttgatcattccgagttccattctcattttctcatgtttctctctgttcaaaggcttagttaaaatatcagcaatttggtgatcagtttggcaaaaatctaatttgatcaaacctttctcaacattatctttaaggaaatggtgtctgatgtggatgtgtttgactcgggaatgatgaaccggatcttttgaaatacaaatagcactagtgttatcacaatagataggaacacaatcatagataataccaaaatctcttagctgttgttttatccatagaatttgtgagcaacaagctgcagcagctacatactcagcttcagctgtggatagagcaacagtattctgtttcttggaaccccaagaaaccatgcatggacctaggaactgtaccatacctgatgtgctttttctattcactaagtcacctgcataatcagcatctgcatatcctcttagctcgaaggatccacttcttggatagtaaaggcataggtcatcagttcctttgagatatcttagtattcttttcaccgcagttagatgggactcctttggatttgattgaaatcttgcacatagtcctacactaaaagaaatgtcaggtctactggctgttaaatataatagagatccaatcatacctctgtattttgtttgattcacacttttcccatttggatcagtgtctaatctggtagcagttcccatgggagtgtgatttactttggctgattctagctcatatttctttaggagttccttcacatacttttgttggtgtatcatgattccctcctcggtttgcttgatttgtaaaccaaggaagaagttgagttcccccatcatactcatttcaaattcactgctcatcaagcttgcaaaatccttgcacaaattttcatttgttgctccaaataatatatcatcaacataaatttgaactactaacaagtcagttcctctagattttaagaataaggttttgtctattctacctcttttaaaatcattttgaaggaggaactttgataatctctcgtaccaagatctaggggcttgttttagtccatagagagccttatctaatttgtaaatgtgatttggaaattcgggattttcaaatccagggggctgttccacataaacatcttcctctaagaaaccgtttaagaaagcacatttaacatccatttgataaagtttaaaacccatgaaagcagcaaaagcaattaagattctaatggcttctaatctagcaacaggtgcaaatgtttcttcaaagtcaatgccttcctgttgattataacctttgaccactaaccttgctttgttccttatgattgttgcatgttcatctttcttgttccggaacacccattttagccctatcaccttctggtgctttggtttgggttccaagtgccataccttgtttcttctgaattcatttaattcttcttgcatggcaatgatccagtcagcatcttccagagcctcagtgtgatttcttggctcaaatatggagaggaacgcgtggaatgcgcaaaagttccttagttgtgaccttgtctgagttccttttctgatgtcactcacaatgagttccattgggtgggactttagatgcttccaaggtttaggttgaaattgagctactggtgttgtggcattttcgtcagttccttctatgacctgagttccctgttggggttcctctggtgttgtttctggatcttcttggttttctgcttgttcctctagtacgggaacttcttgattttgttgagcagttcctcttgctgtgtgtttgcttatttggaactcctcatcattttctgcagcacgagataaaccaatctcgaaaaattcttgttcctgtactatgtcagttttgttagattcatcaaatattatatgtacactttcctcaacacacatagatcttttgttataaactctataagccttgctatttaaggcatatcctaggaacactgcctcgtcgcttctttcatcaaacttccccaagttcctttttccattgttgtggacaaaacatttgctcccaaaggctctaaagtaagagatgttgggttttataccttttagtagctcatagggggttttgtttaggattgctcgaatcataactctatttataatgtaacaagcagtattgactgcttcagcccagaagttcctaggcaaggaactggctattagcatggttcttgccatgtcctctagggttctatttttcctctcaacaactccattttgttgtggagttctgggagctgagaaattgtgatccataccttgttccttgcagtattcatcgaatttgtagttttcaaattctgttccatgatctgatcttatatggatcagttggtgacctgtggttttctggattttctttgaaaatgtaacaaactcatcaaacgtttcatccttgcttgttagaaatatgacccaagtaaagcgagagtaatcatcaacaataactaatacatattttttcccacttctgctttgaattctcattggtccacataagtccatatggatgagttccaatggttttgtggtgcttaccaatttcttagatttaaaggaacttcggacatgcttgccttttgcacatgcatcacacactttatcagttaggaacttgattgaggggagtcctcgaaccagttcctttgatcttagtttgtcaagcagcgagaaactagcatgtccaaacctcctgtgccatagtagggaattttcttcaagggcactgaggcaggttagattgttcctgggaactgtattgagatccacagaatatgtgttccctttacgagttccttccaaaataaccttcccagtgttattgtttatgatttgacagttttcagaagtaaaacttacagagtttcctttgtcacagaattgagagatgcttagtagactgtgcatcaaaccctcgactaaaaatacattttcaatggcgtaggaacttgaccttccaacttttccaattccaataatttctcctttcatgttgtctccaaaggtcacagttcctccattgtaggcttctagtgagaggaatttagatttgtctcctgtcatgtgtttggaacacccgctgtcgagataccacgagctgttccccttcactagaatctgtaaagagatcaaaggttagttacaggaactcgggtttcctcgagttccttttcaactataacttcagacttcttaacccatttttgctttacataatttatgtttctttgatcctgttccttcatcttggaacactcagtacttatgtgacttccacttccacatgagaagcagacttttacactaggaagatccacatacttcttcttatgactatttttatggttaaagcccaatccttctgttctcttagattgagcattctcaatccatttgggaggaactttaggtggttgtctctgtgccctggccatggatagttccctttccagtttctctttttgttcctttgtggtgatcagatctttgtttaaattttctaagtcgatgttaaaaattcccatgttgatttccaaggattttgtaggatctaaacttaaattaaacatcttatattgactgagttgaacttgtagaatgatgttttcatttctaattttttcgaatgactcattaatagaggtatttctatctagtaattcaaagaacctgccttggacatcagatctaatattgttcagataatttatgtggtctttactgagttccaaggctctatcactttgtgcttttaatatacttagctttttgtaatcatctagagtttctagcaacagttcaattagttttgactttgagagacactgaagagtggaggaacttacttcttctgatggaacttgatcagttccttctgttctagccataaggcagagatttgcagtttcttcatttggttgttcctcatcgtcttctgagtctgttgcttcgccccatgcagctatcatggccttcttgaagtttggtctgttgaaggtagacttgttaaagcgatctttgacctgttccttcccttttcctctggtcttgtcgttctcccacagagggcattcacgaatttgatgatcagtttctccacatttgaagcaaccttgctcagttttggaactagtgattttcttggcaaagttccttcctttctggtttcctggtttgaagttcctatagagctttctcattcttctgaccagcatggcagcctcttcttcatctggttcagattcatcgagttcctcagcctttagagcaagtcctcgacttcttgagctctcgggaacagcagctccaagatgcagttcgtgtgtcatcaaggaaccagcaagttgttcaatgttgaacttggtgaagtccttggtctcaaacagtgcagtgacctttgttctccagcgatcatcttgtggcatgcttcttagtatttttcttacctgttcatctgtgggaatgattctaccaagagaaactaattcattggttatgttagtaaatctagtgaacatttcttgaatagtttcttttggaagcatctcaaatctttcatatttagacatcaaaaggtcaattttggaacgcttaacttcattagttccttcgtgggttacttgaagtagttcccaaatctgttttgcgttcttgcaccccatgactctgttgtgttcatgaggtccaagcccgcaatgcaagattttgacagccatggcattcatctcatatttatcaaagtcttctttagaaaattcagacattggtttaggaactacctcgttttcagcattggtctttgttacctcgaagtctccaacttcaattacacgccaaacttggtaattttcagctttgatgaatatctccattctattcttccagtatgagtagaacttgccattaaacataggtggcctttgtgtcgagtaaccttcttccagtttctcttgtgagttcatactttcaggaacttgactcaaacagggtttcctgtgttttagtgagtactggctctgataccaactgttattccagtaggaacacgcacaagagggggggggtgaattgtaattagaactttgataaagtttcttgcggaacttaagaaacaatcaagaaactgagaatagagaagacaataacaataattgtgaaaacttcttgatactaatcaagaagagaattcttttattatggtaatgcctcgattacaataatctctccaacacaagttcctctcaaactcgtgttcctcacagtaatctacttcgattacaactccttgacttctctctctcagacttaaactctaagtctaaacaggataactctatccttactaatacaaaatataattcgtgtttggataactctagatattaataatgcttttgtgtggatataaggaacttaggaactttgatattaactaggacacaaactgttttagaaaatcttagacaaaacgtttttaggaaagcaaaaactctcagaatgtttgtgtgctttaaaccaaaaacgatttcccttttatagtgtttatccttagggttagttcccttcaaaacctcaactgctaactgccagcactttggtctccacgtcccttgacttgaggaacaaggggaagaccacttcccacgttcagccacaAAGCAGTTggtggtttgactcaatcaaaccctaaaatatttctttaaaacagattttatttatctacaaaaacttaggagaatatttaggaaaataagttttgtttaaataaaataacacgtaaatctattttatattaaatatgtaaaacttgtttttatttatgaaaatgttttccataaaaatcgcttccaataaaataaatggcctaattaaatcataagttccttgagtactctatataccatttgcataattaatatttacataaaattctaagtacagtggactacctagactttatgtcttccctttgtctggaacttgcaactcagaagcttcagacgttccagctaaggaacattgatgagttcctctcttgctaacacaggaactcttggctatgagtctgtaatagttcttgtggatattcggaactcttgatatgtaactgtgttgctcctcttgtgacttcaaactggaacagatacaacttccagctctgaaactccattgactgttccaagtgtacctcaggaacttcaccagtttattcaagttcctatcctaatagaaacttgggcatatgcctgttcaaagtcatttagcaaccataatcaggaagtttgcaatatgtgtgtgtcatcaaccaaaacttaggaacaacaattaTATAAAGTCGGTGGTCACATATGATTCTCAAAGTCAAAAGACATAGAAAGAGGATCCAATGGGTGATCCAGCAGCTTAGTATAGTAGTAAATGGCAGCTTTGAAGAGGTGGATGcacattgttaattgttaacatGAATGCAGAACACAAACATCTAAGGGAGAATCAAGCCTAAATTGCAGAACTCGAAACAGACAGAAACATAAATGAAGAAGTAAAGAGGTAACGTGTTGATACTTGTGTAATATTGGAAACTACTGGAGTGATGTTTACTGTTATAAACAATGAAATCTAGTGAATTGTTTTTAGCAATATTTTACATTGGAGTCATTTCATGATTAACTCACAGCATTTCACTAATCTTACAGATTCAAAACCGGTTTGTCTGTGTGGTTCTCCTTAGATAGCCAGTCATGATATTTTGGCAACTCTGACAGATACGCTTTGTCAAAGGGGGGTAAAACTTTCAGAACCAAGACAGATGCATACAAACAAGAATCAATCTTTTCCCAATAAACCTTATTGTTTAGTTATAATGGACCAACCCACCCCTGACACACATTTTCTTGTGTACCACAGGCGCAacaaaaaagggaagaaaagcaacaacaacactgcAACAACAATGAACCAAATCAAATACAAAAGGgggaaatcacaaaaaataaagataaattgCCCCCTTTTCACGGAATAACGGTATAAAAATATCTGTATCACCATCAAAGAAACTAGTAGTAGGGTACTTGGACATTAGTAGACAATAAAATAAGTGAGTATAGATTAAGTATATAACTCATTATTCAACCAGATTAAACAATATGACTCACAATGTCATGAACAAATACAAATCCAAagcaaaacaataaaaaataagcatgATCAATTGGTCCCACCCTCTTCCTCTACTGGTAAAGAATCCCCTAAATCAAACACATCTCTAGGCTTGTTCTTAACAACATGCAACCATCCCTTTTGTATCTCATCTTCTATGTAAAAAACTTGTTTTGCTTGAGATGAGAATACAAATGGATCATCTTGCAACAATCGTCTAGAATGCATCAATTTAGAGAAATTGACACATACTCCGCCATTTGGATATGCTTTTACACCCCTATGAATGTCTACCCAATCACAACGAAACAATACAACTTTGTAATCTCCGTAATAATCTAATTCATAGATATGTTTCACTTTTCCATAGTAGGCATCTCCATCCGCTTCGACCATAATTCCagaattttgtgtcaaaagacgaGAATCGCGATCCGTGGAAAGGAATTTGTATCCATTGATTATGtatccttttaattttctacCATAAGAATGCAAACCACCCGCCAAAGCTTTTCTTAGTTTCCCATCTTCGGTGGTTGCATCTATGTAATGTACCTACGATGATACATCATTAAatcaaatacattttttttaaaagaagtaTGTATTCACATTAAAAGAACTTAAGTAACCTTATTTTGCAGCCACCCTCCAAACTCATTGATGATCCAGTTACTTTCATCACTCTCCGTGACAGGATTTTGTAAGTTCATTTGACATTTCTCGGTTAAAAATTCACTTcatggaagaagaacaaaattaaaaatcatctattataacaattgataatttaaaagaAAACCAACATAATACTTACTCCAGATCCCCTTTTATCTCATCAGAGTGAAGCAAAATGTAGCGATGAGCTTGTTTTAAGCTTTTGTCATCAAGGCGAATGCTGACCTCCTTCCCAATAACTCGACCACCAGAATTAAACAAGTAATCATTGGGATTTGGAATGTCATCATCCATCCTTTTAGGTATGTTGAAAATGGTCTTAACACCTTGAAGATATCTCGAACAAAACCTAATTGTCTCCTCTAAAAGGAAGCCTTCTGCAATAGATCCTTCAGGTTGGGCTTTATTGGTTACATGTGATTTCAAATGGGACAAGTACCTTTCAAATAAAACATTTGTActtaatatatgataaatgtgaaatattaaataaaaagaatataatttAGACGTGTAAGATATTAACCTTTCAATGGGATACATCCATCTGTATTGCACTGGTCCACCAAGTTTAACCTCCTCCACTAAGTGAATCAACAAATGGACCATGATTGTGAAAAATGAAGGCAGAAACTCCTTTTCCAACTCACAAAGAgttaaaataatttcattttgaaGACCATCTAAATCATCTGGATCAATAGTTGTAGAGCACAACTTCTTGAAAAAGGAAGACAATCTAGCCAACAAGTCAATTACTTTTGTAGCTTTAGAGGCCCTTAAGGCAACGGGAAGGATATCCTGCATTAGAACATGGTTGTCATGACTTTTGAGGTTAATCAACTTCCTTTGCTTCATATTCACACAACTAGAAAGGTTGGATCCATATCCATCAGGAACTTTAATTTTCTGCAAAACATTTAGGAACCTCTCCTTCTCCTCCGTAGACATAGAATAGGAAGCCGGAGGCATGCATTCACCTCCGTTAGGATTAGTACTCAGCCAAAGGTGAGACTTTATTCTCCATGCTTCAAGGGCTTCTCGATCATTCCTACTATCTCTACTCTTATCCATGCTAAGAAGAGTTCCCAAAATATTCTCAGACAcgtttttctcaatgtgcatcaCATCTAAATTATGCCTTAGAAGATTATGCTCCCAATACACCAAATCAAAGAATATGCTTCTCTTGGTACCAAAGTCACTTTCATCTTGgacatcatcgtcatcatcgtGTCCTCTTTGCCTCTTTTTCGGTGGTGCCTTCGACTTTCCGTAAACATGCTTCACCTTTTCTTGCTGCCTCAATATATCAGTGCCGCTAGGACGAGATGGGGCTTTACCCCACTCATTAGTTCCAAACTTCTCACAAAACTTGTCACCTTGACATCGATATGGGTGATCTGCAGGTAACCATTTTCTATAGCTACAATAGCAAATCTTGCTCCCAAATCTATCAGAAGGCGTGGAATCTAAGCATATAGGACATGCATTGTAACCTTTTGTGCTCAAACCAGAGAGCATTGCATAGCCGGGAAAGTCATTAATAGTCCAAAGCAAAGCCGCACGCAAATTAAATTTCTCTCCGGCAAAAGCATCAAAAGCTTCAACCCCTATCCACAGCAATTTCAATTCATGCACTAATGGCTGCAGATACACGTCAATATCATTTCCGGGACCTGATTTTCCAGGAATAAGCGTGGACAGAATGAAAGAAGACGGTTTCATACATAACCATGGTGGAAGATTATAAGGAATCAACATCACTGGCCACGTACTATAAGTGGTGTTCATTAAACGGTAAGGattaaaaccatcactcgcaagACCTAATCGAACACTACGAGGGTCTAATGCAAAATCACTGTGACGCTCATCAAATTCCTTCCATGCTAAGCCATCTGAAGGATGCCTTAAAATCTTCTTATCATCTTCACCCAATCGCTCTGTATCATGCCATCTCATATCTTCTGCTGTTGATGATGACATGTAGATTCTTTTTAGTCTCGGTATAAGAGGGAAATATCGCATTACCTTAGCTGGCACACCTTTCTTACAAGTATCCGTACCTTGATCACTTACAACGTTGCCCCTATCCTTAGTTTTCTTCCACCTCGATGTACCACAAACATCACACTTGTCTTTCTTTAAAAATTCACCCCAATACAACATGCAATTATTCGGACAAGCATCAATCTTTTCATACCCAAGGCCCAAGtcttttatcattttcttaCTGTAATAATAAGATGAGGGAAAATCAAGTATTTGAGGAAATGCATCTAGAATTAGCTTCAACAACATATTGAAAGATTCTATGGACCAGTGATTCATACACTTCAAGTGAAACAAGTGtaacagaaaagataactttgAAAAATTGATACACCCCTCGTACAATTTCTCCTCAGAAGCTTCAAGCAACTTCTTATATGTCACATCTTCTTCTATTGTAGAATAATCATATTCTACATCTGTGTCATAGGCCAAGGGCTCCTCAATCCATTCATCATCCTCTCGTGCTTCTAAATTTGGGCAATTGGGAGGCATATTAACACTAAATGCTGATCTTAATAGCCCTCCCATATTATCTCGACCTACAAACCCACTTTGGTTATCAAGGGATCCTTCACTAGTAAtccctccatcactctcaaacaTACGCTGAAACGTATCCCCTTTACCATGAAAAATCCAATCCTTATATGGCTTATAAAATCCCTTAAACAAAATATGCCTCTCCACTTCATTTACGGAGAACCATTTCTCTACCTTACAGTTCTTACATGGACATCTAATTTTT contains these protein-coding regions:
- the LOC130467347 gene encoding uncharacterized protein — translated: MDKSWIDLPTGHHEYIDGCMEFIEFSKQDLVEGKIRCPCKNCKVEKWFSVNEVERHILFKGFYKPYKDWIFHGKGDTFQRMFESDGGITSEGSLDNQSGFVGRDNMGGLLRSAFSVNMPPNCPNLEAREDDEWIEEPLAYDTDVEYDYSTIEEDVTYKKLLEASEEKLYEGCINFSKLSFLLHLFHLKCMNHWSIESFNMLLKLILDAFPQILDFPSSYYYSKKMIKDLGLGYEKIDACPNNCMLYWGEFLKKDKCDVCGTSRWKKTKDRGNVVSDQGTDTCKKGVPAKVMRYFPLIPRLKRIYMSSSTAEDMRWHDTERLGEDDKKILRHPSDGLAWKEFDERHSDFALDPRSVRLGLASDGFNPYRLMNTTYSTWPVMLIPYNLPPWLCMKPSSFILSTLIPGKSGPGNDIDVYLQPLVHELKLLWIGVEAFDAFAGEKFNLRAALLWTINDFPGYAMLSGLSTKGYNACPICLDSTPSDRFGSKICYCSYRKWLPADHPYRCQGDKFCEKFGTNEWGKAPSRPSGTDILRQQEKVKHVYGKSKAPPKKRQRGHDDDDDVQDESDFGTKRSIFFDLVYWEHNLLRHNLDVMHIEKNVSENILGTLLSMDKSRDSRNDREALEAWRIKSHLWLSTNPNGGECMPPASYSMSTEEKERFLNVLQKIKVPDGYGSNLSSCVNMKQRKLINLKSHDNHVLMQDILPVALRASKATKVIDLLARLSSFFKKLCSTTIDPDDLDGLQNEIILTLCELEKEFLPSFFTIMVHLLIHLVEEVKLGGPVQYRWMYPIERYLSHLKSHVTNKAQPEGSIAEGFLLEETIRFCSRYLQGVKTIFNIPKRMDDDIPNPNDYLFNSGGRVIGKEVSIRLDDKSLKQAHRYILLHSDEIKGDLDEFLTEKCQMNLQNPVTESDESNWIINEFGGWLQNKVHYIDATTEDGKLRKALAGGLHSYGRKLKGYIINGYKFLSTDRDSRLLTQNSGIMVEADGDAYYGKVKHIYELDYYGDYKVVLFRCDWVDIHRGVKAYPNGGVCVNFSKLMHSRRLLQDDPFVFSSQAKQVFYIEDEIQKGWLHVVKNKPRDVFDLGDSLPVEEEGGTN